aaccgtaacgtgcacccagatgttatacatcaaaatgtgcgtctcgatcctgcgacgatgcgcattacttttcacagtcaaaagcgttaccgtggcgacgatagactccaaaaagcgcgcccccccttcatctgattggtccatattagatagtttctactttctgcaataacttttgaatggtttgacataaagactcgtgggtggtgtcatcggactcggttttgagtccttggacataattggtgcaaattagccccgtcccttcttctgattggtcgatatgtgatagttcctattttctgccatatttttttaatggtttgacataaaaaggcatgggtggtgtcatcggacttagttttgagtccttgacctttattggtgaaaattgcgcgcgccagggcccgttcatcgctgcttgcagcttttattattattattattattattattattattattaatattattattattattattattattattattattatcatctcaCATTATAACATAGTGGATGTGGTGTAAAATGGCCTAAATCCCTCAGACTTCTTTTCCTCATGTAACTCTGGGTAATCCTCTCGCTCTCTGCAGGTATTGGAGACGTGTGTGAAGAACTGCGGTCACAGATTTCATGTTCAGGTGGCAAACAGAGATTTCATCGATGGTGTTCTGGTCAAAATCATCTCCCCTAAAGCCAATCCTCCCACAATTGTGCAGGACAAGGTTCTGTCTCTCATACAGGTACGGGGGggactcttttcttttctttcttttgccaTGTTAGTgtctttttgcatttttttctttagtgcTCGGGAAGGAGATGAAAAGGTTTGAACCACATACTACAGAACAATCTGGTCACCTCAGCCAACAGATGGTGTTGTGTATGTTGCTTTCAGctgtattttaaatatttataggGACAAttcttatattatattaaggtcgGTATAGTTAATTGTATATTGTGGGGAACGCAATTAAAATTGTCAGCTCCAAATTTGCTCACAATTCTTATTCAgtccagaaacaaaaaaaaagctgcttttataatgtgtttttaatttatttagattttCAGTGGTTCTTGAACGTATTAAATATTCTGTCTGTGGGTTTCTGTGGGTTGTGACAGTCCTGGGCGGATGCCTTCAGGAGCAGTCCTGATCTCACTGGGGTGGTCCACATTTACGAGGAGCTGAAGAGGAAGGGCATAGAGTTCCCGATGGCAGACCTGGATGCACTGTCTCCCATTCACACACCACAGAGAGTAAGCAGACTTGCAGAGACAGAAGAAACAAaatatgtacatgtacacagGTGGTATCCTAGAGTTGGTTTATCATTTTTAATCACAGGGAACACCGGAGGTGGACCCCGCCATGATGAAGTACCTTGCTCCTACCTGCCCTGCTGCTGGAACACCGAAACCTGCCTCACCCTCTCCTGGTTCCACACAGGCCTCGGGCGTGCCCAGCCCCATCACAGCAACCCCTGAACAGGTGGAACCCCAGCACGTTTCAGTCATCGCATTGTATTTAATACATGAATTTAATGTCTGGTTGCAAGATGCTTTACCCTGCCAATAGCTGAATCTGTGTGCTTTCAGATTGCCCGCCTGCGAAGTGAGCTGGATGTAGTGAGAGGAAACATTAAAGTGATGtcagagatgctaacggagatggTCCCGAGTCAGGAGAATGTCTCCGACCTAGAACTGCTTCAGGTTAGACTGCTACACTTTAAGGTTCACCGTAACACCGTCATTATAACAGTTGCTTGAGTTGTGTGCCTCAACTTTGATTTTAATAGCTATCAGCATTATATTAAACCCATGTCAACATCATTCTGTTCAATTAATGTTGGTTTCAAGGATGAAGGAATGAGTTTCAAGTGTTTTTCAGAAGCATATCCCTCTGATTTATATAAAAAGGgtcagaaaaaaaagttaaataattaTACAAACAATCCATCCACATGCAGCTAAACCAAAAGACAGTGTGAACTGATTTATGCAAAACACCTGTCTTTTGTTTATCTGCTACGCCAAACAGATGCTCATCCATAAATCCACAGCCACAGTGAGGTGTCATAGCGCGCTGCCTCCACCAGGGGGAGTGGTGTATCACGTTTTGTCACTCGTTATCCATCCAGGGCTGTGAAAGTATTGGGACTGGCAATAAACCAGTGTTTCAAAAACCCATGCAGAGTTTAATCTCCTCAGGCCAAATCCACCCAGGTATTCGTGTCAGCCCCAAGAATCTGGCAATATGCTGAGGAACCAGTGCCAGTTGTAATTGTTGTGTGACTCTTTTCGATAACTCATTGCTTCGTTTCCCTTCTGCTACAGAATGAAgttaagaaaatatttttaattattcataAGTCACTTCTCAGCAGCATAGCTATGAACATGTCTCACAAAATGGGTTCTTTACAGAGGTTTACTTGAGCAATTAGGAGACGCATATTTCCCAGGGTTTGTCTTTCAATATGTCCATACCGTTGATCCATTGAGCAGTTTGATCAACCTTGCGATGTGCTGATCCCTGCAGGAGTTACACAGAACATGCCGGGCTATGCAGCAGAGAGTGGTTGAACTCATTTCTCGTGTCGTTAACGAGGAAGTGACCGAGGAGCTTCTACACGTCAACGATGACCTCAACAATATTTTCCTTCGATATGAGAGGTGGGCTCAGTCAGTCAAACTTGAGTGATCTGAGAGGGGGCGTGCTCGTTTATGTCAGGGTGCCATATGGGGCTGACgaatagtgtgtgtgtgaaagaatGGCTCAAAGCAGAAGGTTTCCTCCAGGATTTTGTCTTGTCTGCTGTCAGAAGATCAAAGAATGCTTTCGTTCTCGAAGATATGCACTGCATGGATGACAAAGAATCAATTTTGAGTTAGTCCATAACATGAGGCACTGCATTTATACGTGTTTTGAAGCATTTAAGCAGCAACTTCCATCAGTTTTGTTACAATGAGAGATGTGTAAGGCTTTGAACCTCACAAAGCATCTATTAAAACATTCACGAGATTGTATGTTGCTTGCAGGTATGAGAGGTACAGGTTGGGCAGAGCTGCACAGAACAACGGGGTAAGTACCATCAAGTGTGGCTCTTCAAGTAAATGGCACAAACTGAACACTTTTAGCTTGTTTTCAAAACCTGTTTAACATGTTATATATCTGCAAGGTGTTTTGTTTGACATAAAAGGATCCTGTCAGGAATGTTTGACATAAATCAGTACATTTTCATACTTAAATCCAAAGTTTCTTGATCCATTTTAATTGTCTTTAAATGTAGACACAAACAAGCATGGCATTTATATGCAATACAAGTGTTTGGTACTGTAAGCGTTATAAAACTGGAGAATTATAGCACTCCCAGTCTTCTGTAGAAATGTGTGTGCTATTTCCTAACGTACTGGCTCATCTCTCACTGCCTCCCACAGAAGTGGCTGTGTTTGCATTTTGTTGATCTGTTTGTATgctctgttttttgttgttgctagCTCGCAGAGGCAAGTATGATACCAGTAACATGTTTTAGCCCAATCTGTGTGCTGGGGATGAAATGAGTGAACATTAACACGTCTCCTACACTACCCGTCAAAGGTTTCGACACCCTTTCTCATTCATTTGAATGGGAAAGGGTATCCAAGTGTATATGGAGTTAGACTAATGTGATTTGTGATCATTAGTTCCTCTGTAGGAAACTAGATAGTGTGTGTTCTTTCCTCCCCTTCTGATGACACGAATAGCAGTCACAATGCTCGTCCAGCTCTGTCCTTTCCCTTTGCTTAGCTTCCAATCTATCTCAAATTGTGTAGTCTATCAGAATCGAGCATAAACACCCTTTACTCCTTAAACATCAGACACCCTCCATATTGCCActgaattatatttatgatctctcttttcctctgACACATCTCAGATGTTAACTGAAGCCACAGAGGACAACCTAATAGACCTGGGTCCAGGCTCCCCAGCTGTGGTTACACCCAGGATCTCATCCAGCCCTCCGCccagctctgctgctgcagccgcagccTCCCCGGCCCACGAGGCCACCGCAACCGCACTTTCCACTAGACTGGCTACTCTCGGTAGGAACACAACTGTACTTCTAAGTTTTTCAGTGTGGTGAAAAGATTTACAGAGAGAAAGTACAACAGGTGCTTCAATTTCAGGTCAGTTACTCATGGAAGCTGaatttatgttttattaattaaaaaaaagaagaaaacccttttactttttttttgtgagttaTACATGGAATAATTGTCAGGtatatttaaaatgtgtatATAATTTGGATTTATAGCATTCTTAAATGTGCTGAAATGTAATTGCTCTGATATTTTCCCGAAGGCTTTTCCCCATACACTGCATGATTTCTACACTTGTAAAAGGTTATTACATCTCACTCTATACGACTTGCATCTGATTAATCTTGGCTATGACATCACGAATGGTCTGTGTAGACTTTACGATGCTGAGACCCCTAGACCGCTAGATTACGATGGCCGTAGAAGAGCATAATCAGCATGTGCTGATGGTTGATGATGATCAATAAGTAAAACAAGAAAATTAACTGCTTTTTATTAGTAGCTTTTATGTGcactgagaaaaaaaacgtAGTCCCCATCATGGCTGCATTTTAATCATGCAGTGTAGACCGGGCATTAGGCTGCTGAACTTGCTTGTTCATGTTTCCAAAGTCTGCCTCGTGTACGTTACAGTTGTTCTCATGGATGCTGTAGCATTTTCCCTCCTCGGTCTCTTAAGAGCTGCtctggaggagcagcagaatttgtaaagaaagagagagagagagagagaggggaaaaaaagcattaCATTATGTGAGCACAGCAGCATAATTAATTTGCCAGAAACAATTTTTGTACTACATCCAGCTTCCCTGCTAGTCTTCTTTGGGAAGTCTCTCCCCACATTAACCTGCTATGGAAAAGGATTATGTTTATTGCTGCGCTAGTCTGgttatatgaaaaaactgaaTCCTCACTGTTTTTGTTGATCAT
This window of the Cololabis saira isolate AMF1-May2022 chromosome 21, fColSai1.1, whole genome shotgun sequence genome carries:
- the LOC133422683 gene encoding TOM1-like protein 2 isoform X1 — translated: MEFLLGNPYSTPVGQCIERATDGGLQNEDWTLNMEICDIINETDEGPKDAMRALKKRLSGNRNYREVMLALTVLETCVKNCGHRFHVQVANRDFIDGVLVKIISPKANPPTIVQDKVLSLIQSWADAFRSSPDLTGVVHIYEELKRKGIEFPMADLDALSPIHTPQRGTPEVDPAMMKYLAPTCPAAGTPKPASPSPGSTQASGVPSPITATPEQIARLRSELDVVRGNIKVMSEMLTEMVPSQENVSDLELLQELHRTCRAMQQRVVELISRVVNEEVTEELLHVNDDLNNIFLRYERYERYRLGRAAQNNGMLTEATEDNLIDLGPGSPAVVTPRISSSPPPSSAAAAAASPAHEATATALSTRLATLDVGSESASGTLSSLPGHNKDDFDMFAQTRSSSLAEQRKNVKYEDPQALGGLASALDVRQQNTAGLRVKGDDNPADQELPIDSWLITQGMIPVSQSSVMDDIEEWLCADVKGDATEEGVTSEDFDKFLEERAKAADSLPSPPAENHNVPARATTGSQKKAERTEDALFAL
- the LOC133422683 gene encoding TOM1-like protein 2 isoform X2; amino-acid sequence: MEFLLGNPYSTPVGQCIERATDGGLQNEDWTLNMEICDIINETDEGPKDAMRALKKRLSGNRNYREVMLALTVLETCVKNCGHRFHVQVANRDFIDGVLVKIISPKANPPTIVQDKVLSLIQSWADAFRSSPDLTGVVHIYEELKRKGIEFPMADLDALSPIHTPQRGTPEVDPAMMKYLAPTCPAAGTPKPASPSPGSTQASGVPSPITATPEQIARLRSELDVVRGNIKVMSEMLTEMVPSQENVSDLELLQELHRTCRAMQQRVVELISRVVNEEVTEELLHVNDDLNNIFLRYERYERYRLGRAAQNNGMLTEATEDNLIDLGPGSPAVVTPRISSSPPPSSAAAAAASPAHEATATALSTRLATLDVGSESASGTLSSLPGHNKDDFDMFAQTRSSSLAEQRKNVKYEDPQALGGLASALDVRQQNTAGIPVSQSSVMDDIEEWLCADVKGDATEEGVTSEDFDKFLEERAKAADSLPSPPAENHNVPARATTGSQKKAERTEDALFAL
- the LOC133422683 gene encoding TOM1-like protein 2 isoform X3, with the protein product MEFLLGNPYSTPVGQCIERATDGGLQNEDWTLNMEICDIINETDEGPKDAMRALKKRLSGNRNYREVMLALTVLETCVKNCGHRFHVQVANRDFIDGVLVKIISPKANPPTIVQDKVLSLIQSWADAFRSSPDLTGVVHIYEELKRKGIEFPMADLDALSPIHTPQRGTPEVDPAMMKYLAPTCPAAGTPKPASPSPGSTQASGVPSPITATPEQIARLRSELDVVRGNIKVMSEMLTEMVPSQENVSDLELLQELHRTCRAMQQRVVELISRVVNEEVTEELLHVNDDLNNIFLRYERYERYRLGRAAQNNGMLTEATEDNLIDLGPGSPAVVTPRISSSPPPSSAAAAAASPAHEATATALSTRLATLDVGSESASGTLSSLPGHNKDDFDMFAQTRSSSLAEQRKNVKYEDPQALGGLASALDVRQQNTAGKGDATEEGVTSEDFDKFLEERAKAADSLPSPPAENHNVPARATTGSQKKAERTEDALFAL